The Polaribacter sp. HaHaR_3_91 genomic sequence TCTTTAGGATATAAAGAAACCGCCATTACGGTTTTACCATTTATGTTGGTAGCCATGGCATCCCAAATATATTTTCTAGAGGATGCGAAAGCGAAATCTCTAACTTTTTCAGCTTTAAATGTCCAAGTTTTTGTTTTGGTAGCACGCCCTTTTTCTGCTTCTTCAGCTTCGGCTTGTGTAACAATCATTACTGGGTTATCAAAAGTTTTTCTTGCTTTTTCCCAACGATTACGTTGTGTCTTCGTTAAGACATTTTTTTCGTTCTGTAAATCACCAGTTGCATCTACAATATGATCAGCAGGTACCGTTATGTTTACTTCATAGTCTCCAAACTCTAAAGCAAATTCACTACGACCCCAGAATTGCATATTTTGCCATCCTTCTACATTGTTATATACCGCTAATCTTGGAAAGAATTGTGCAATAGTATAGTTGTTGTTTCCGTCAGGGAAAGTTTCTAAACCAGAACGTCCACCATCTTTATTAATATCGTTGATTTTATAATTCCATTTAATGCTAAATTTAAAAGTATCTCCAGACGCTAATGGTTTAGGTAAATTAATACGCATCATGGTTCTGTTGATAAAGTGTGATAAAGGTTTACCATTACTTTCTACTTCTTCAATATTAAAACCAAAACCTTTCCCTTCATTCATAAAGTCTTTTTGGAAATTTTCTGGAGTTATAAAAGGAGTTGCTCCAGTAGATTGAGCTAAAGGTGTTTTAGAATCATCTGCTCTCATGTTTTGATCTAACTGTACCCATAAATACTCTAATTGATCCTTAGAGTTATTGTGATACGTAATTGTTTCATCTCCATAAATTTTGTTAGTGCTTTCTTCTAAACGAATGTCCATTACATAATCAACTTTTTGTTGCGTGTATTGACTTCCTGGTGCACCAGAAGCAGCATGTTGATCATTAGGAGTTGCCAAAACATCTTTTAGTTGTCTAAACTTGTTTTGGTCTGTGTGCCCTTGTAGGGTTTTACTTTCTTCTTTTTTTTCTTGTGCAAAAGTACCTGCAGCAACAAAAAATAAAGAAAATACGAATAAAGTGAATTTTTTCATTTGAGTTATTTGAATTAAAAGTGAGCTAAACTATGAATATTGTTGGATATTTGTTAAAAAAAGTTAAAACTTTAACAAATTTTTATAAAAAAAAGCGATATGTTGTCATATCGCTTTTAATTATTTATCTTTTTGTTATCCTTTTATTTTACTTTTAAATTTATCAAACTTATTGTTTGTTTCTTTTGGCCAGCTATTGTTACTTGTATCTACATCGGCAGTTTCTAGCTCTGGGTCTATTACAATACTTTCTATTTGTTTCGATGAAGAAAAAACTTTTGTTATTTCAGCATCATCATATCTCCAAATTTGTGCAGGATATGTTTTCTTTTCTTTAGTACCATCTTTATAATTGAACTCTACTATAATTGGCATCACTAAACCACCAGGTTTATTATAGGTAATTTCATAATGATATTTACCATGTGTATTAGAAAAACCTAAACCTTCTGTAGTATCTTCGGTAAACTCTACACTATCATTATCTGTTTTTGTGTAAAATTTCTTCACACCTTTAATACCTATATCTGTTACATCAGTTGTATAAAACCAACCTCTCCAAAACCAATCTAAATCTACACCAGAAGCATCTTCCATTGTTCTAAAGAAATCAGCAGGAGTTGGGTGTTTAAACATCCATCTTTGAGAATACGTTCTAAATGCGTGATCAAATAATTCATGTCCCATTATAGTTTCTCTTAAAATCCATAGCGCAGTTGCTGGTTTACCGTAGGCATTATTTCCAAATTCATAAACATTATCTCCTTTAGACATAATTGGAGAAATTTTAGATTGATCTCCGCTCATATAACGTACAATGTTTTTAGGCAAACCTCTACTTAGTGGATAATCTTTTTCATAAGCCATCATAGCTAACATTTGTACATAAGAGTTTAAACCTTCATCCATCCATGTCCATTGTCTTTCATCAGAATTTACAATCATCGGAAAGAAATTATGTCCAACTTCGTGAATTGTCACACCAATAGTTCTGTATTTTTGTCTATCAGAATAACCACCATCTGGTAAATCTGGTCTTCCAGGATTAAAACAAATTTGTGGATATTCCATACCCATTTGTCCGTCTACAGAAATTGCCTTGTGATATGGGTAATCAAAAGTATATTTAGAATATGTTTTTAAAGTTTGTACAACTGCTCTTGTAGAGTGATCTCCATATAAAGGATTTGCTTCTTTAGAGTATAAAGAATAAGCCATTACAGTTCTACCATTAATATCTACTGCCATTGCATCCCAAATAAATTTTCTAGAGGTTGCAAATGCATAATCTCTTACATTTTCAGCATAAAATTTCCAAGTTTTTGTTTTCTTAGATTTTGTTTTTTCAATTTTTGTAGCTTCTTTTTGAGTACGGATTATAATAGGGTCATCAAAAGAAGTTTTTGCTTTTTCTAATCTTTTTAATTCAGTCTTGGTTAAAACTTCACTTTCATTCTTTAAAACTCCAGTTGCACCTAACATGTGATCGTCTGGTGTAGTAATATTTACGGTGTAATCTCCAAACTCTAAGGCAAATTCAGATCTACCCCAAAATTGGTCATTTTGCCAACCTTCTACATTATCATAAACACATAATCTTGGAAAGAATTGAGCAATTACATAATTTTTGTTTTCGTTTTCTTCAAAATATTCATAACCAGATCTACCTCCTTGAGTTCTATGGTTATTAATGTTATACCACCATTCTATTTTAAACTTATAAGTTTCTCCTGATGCTAATGGTTCAGCTAAATTAATACGCATCATTGTTTGATTGATCGTATAAGATAATTTTGCACCATCATTTGTTGTTACACTAGTAATTTTAAAACCACCATCAAAAGCTTCTTCAGGATAAGCTCTATCAAAACGAGCTTTGCTAAGTTTAGTAGGTACTTTACTAGATTGAATATCTGGAGTTTTAGAATCTGCAGCTCTCATATTTTGGTCTAATTGTACCCATAAATATGTTAATTCGTCTGCAGAGTTGTTGTGGTATGTAATGGTTTCTGCACCTGTAATTCTGCTTTTTTCATCATCTAAAACAATGTCCATTACGTAATCTACCTTCTGTTGTGTGTAGTTTTTACCTGGCGCTCCAGAAGCAGTTCTTTGCTCATTAGGGGTTGCTAACACATCTTTAAGCTGTCTAAACTTGTTTTGGTTTGTGTGACCTTGTTTTGTGGTTGTTTCTTGGCCAAAAACAGCTGATCCAACAAAAAATACACTTAATAGTAAGAATGTAATTTTTTTCATTTGTACTTGAATTGATTAGCGGTACAAATTAAGAATAAGTTAGAGAAAAAGTTAAAATGAGTTAAAATTTTAACAAACCTTTATCATTCTTTGCGGTTAATAGAATACTTTTGTGCTTTTTGCCAACTTTACTCTTTATTAAATTTTCTTGTTGTGGAAAGTGTTTGGTTAAGATTTTATTGGTAACTTCTATGTTGTTAAGCTCTTTAACGTCTTCAATTTCTAAATAAAAATAGACCAAATCTCCATCATATTCTTTACCGATATAGTTAAAATTTCTAGGAACATCATTTACCTTTAAATGGAGTTTACTGTTTAAGTATTTAATAAAATAAACGTCGTTATCTTTTAGTTCTTCTTTTGTGGTAAGTTGTAAATCAATATTGTAGTCTTTATTTAGGGCGAGTTCAATATCATCCATAAAAACATTGATTGTTATCTGAACAGCTTGCAATTCACTTCTATACTCAATTTGAGTGAGGCTCAAATAATACTTATGAGCGGAGAAGGATAGTAGGGGAATTATTAATAAAATTAAAATAGATTTTTTAGTATTCATGCTGGTTTTAAAATAATTATTCTGCCAATTTACTCTTTTTTTATGATTTGTAAATAAGGCATACTTTCTTTCTGAAAAATTTTGATGAGTTCTAAAATATTACCTTCTTTGTGAAGACGTTCTATATCTAAAGGATTACAATAGTCTAGAAAATGAAAGTAATTGTCTTTCGGGATTTTTAATTCTTCAAAGAAAAATGGTTCACCAAGTTCAGATAGTATTTTATATGGAACTTCTTTTTTACGTTTTAACTCTTTGTTTAATAAACTCTCTTTATCTTTAAAAGGTATTACTACTTTAGCTCCAACACCACCAAACATTTGTGTAGGATCTGTTTCAACTTTTTGTGGTCTTACTCTTTTGTCTATATAATCATCTTCTTCAGCTCGTTTTAAATTCACGTTAGAAAAATCCATAACCTTTCTTAATAAGGAGTCTCTTTTATCTGTAGGTACTTCCTTTAAATCAATTCCTAATCGTCCTGTTAAATTGTGTTTTTTTAGTTCGAATTCATCTAAAACATAAGTACTGGGTTTTAGTTTTATAATGATGAATTTATTGTTGATATTTTGTTTCGTCACATAAAACTTTCTTGTAACGTACTGTATCGATGAAATACGTAATGAGTCTCCTTGCGAAACATATATTCTAAAAGTACCGTCATCCGAAGAAAAAGTACCTTGGTTTGTTTTTAGGTTGATAATATTTGCATTTTTAATGATACCTAAAGAATCTATTACTTTTCCATTAATCAGTACTTGTTGCGCTAAAGAATTAGAGGCTAAAATGAATACATAAAGTTGAAGTAGTTTTATAATCATAGAAAAATAATTTATTCTTTTTTTATGATTTGTAAATAAGGCACACTTTCTTTCTTAAAAATTTTGATGAGTTCTAAAATCTTACCTTCTTTATGAAGGCGTTCTATGCCTAAAGGATTACAGTATTCTAGAAAATGAAAGTAATTGTCTTTCGGGATTTTTAATTCTTCAAAGAAAAATGGTGCACCAAGTTCTATTAGTATTTTATCTGGAACTGCTTTTTTACGATTCAACTCTTTACGTAATAGTAGGTCTTTAAATTTAAAAGGAATTGATGCGCTGCCGCCACCACCACCAAAAGAATTTGCAACTGTGTTAACAATTGGAGGTTTCATTCTTATGTTTGCATCAATTCTTGTGTCTACGAGTTTAAAATTGACTTTAGAAAAATCTAAGTTTTTTTGTAATAAAGAATCTTTTCTATCTGTTGGTACCTCTTTTATATCGACACCTAACCTTCCTATTAAATGATGCTTTTTTAATTCAAATTCATCTAAAACAAACGTATTTGTACCCAATCTAATGGTAATAAATTTATTGTTGATAATCTCTTTGCTTATTCTTAGTTTTCTGGTAATATGCTGCACAGACGAAACTTGTAAAGAATC encodes the following:
- a CDS encoding M1 family metallopeptidase, coding for MKKITFLLLSVFFVGSAVFGQETTTKQGHTNQNKFRQLKDVLATPNEQRTASGAPGKNYTQQKVDYVMDIVLDDEKSRITGAETITYHNNSADELTYLWVQLDQNMRAADSKTPDIQSSKVPTKLSKARFDRAYPEEAFDGGFKITSVTTNDGAKLSYTINQTMMRINLAEPLASGETYKFKIEWWYNINNHRTQGGRSGYEYFEENENKNYVIAQFFPRLCVYDNVEGWQNDQFWGRSEFALEFGDYTVNITTPDDHMLGATGVLKNESEVLTKTELKRLEKAKTSFDDPIIIRTQKEATKIEKTKSKKTKTWKFYAENVRDYAFATSRKFIWDAMAVDINGRTVMAYSLYSKEANPLYGDHSTRAVVQTLKTYSKYTFDYPYHKAISVDGQMGMEYPQICFNPGRPDLPDGGYSDRQKYRTIGVTIHEVGHNFFPMIVNSDERQWTWMDEGLNSYVQMLAMMAYEKDYPLSRGLPKNIVRYMSGDQSKISPIMSKGDNVYEFGNNAYGKPATALWILRETIMGHELFDHAFRTYSQRWMFKHPTPADFFRTMEDASGVDLDWFWRGWFYTTDVTDIGIKGVKKFYTKTDNDSVEFTEDTTEGLGFSNTHGKYHYEITYNKPGGLVMPIIVEFNYKDGTKEKKTYPAQIWRYDDAEITKVFSSSKQIESIVIDPELETADVDTSNNSWPKETNNKFDKFKSKIKG
- a CDS encoding DUF6702 family protein, with the translated sequence MSLTQIEYRSELQAVQITINVFMDDIELALNKDYNIDLQLTTKEELKDNDVYFIKYLNSKLHLKVNDVPRNFNYIGKEYDGDLVYFYLEIEDVKELNNIEVTNKILTKHFPQQENLIKSKVGKKHKSILLTAKNDKGLLKF
- a CDS encoding carboxypeptidase-like regulatory domain-containing protein, translated to MIIKLLQLYVFILASNSLAQQVLINGKVIDSLGIIKNANIINLKTNQGTFSSDDGTFRIYVSQGDSLRISSIQYVTRKFYVTKQNINNKFIIIKLKPSTYVLDEFELKKHNLTGRLGIDLKEVPTDKRDSLLRKVMDFSNVNLKRAEEDDYIDKRVRPQKVETDPTQMFGGVGAKVVIPFKDKESLLNKELKRKKEVPYKILSELGEPFFFEELKIPKDNYFHFLDYCNPLDIERLHKEGNILELIKIFQKESMPYLQIIKKE
- a CDS encoding carboxypeptidase-like regulatory domain-containing protein; translation: MEKNLLQFLLFFVTCTSLSQERQTLISGKVVDSLGTVKNVNIINLKTNKGTFSSDDGVFRIYAKEGDSLQVSSVQHITRKLRISKEIINNKFITIRLGTNTFVLDEFELKKHHLIGRLGVDIKEVPTDRKDSLLQKNLDFSKVNFKLVDTRIDANIRMKPPIVNTVANSFGGGGGSASIPFKFKDLLLRKELNRKKAVPDKILIELGAPFFFEELKIPKDNYFHFLEYCNPLGIERLHKEGKILELIKIFKKESVPYLQIIKKE